The proteins below are encoded in one region of Sphingobacterium sp. R2:
- a CDS encoding mechanosensitive ion channel family protein: MLTIKGVINRTVLKLSLLIQLSLFISTLYAQKVDSALRAKDSIALIDSLPENPVASARNLLEKWRMEVDHSYAEFDSVKRRVAWQRTNNELVVPNQVQRYIQEVKPPLLSLQKKVDMLKKQTVPQDSTGISWRAIQDSAATLGRNIESLLLDMKDLSDKAQQQEKVVQAASGITTWLHWKHIIQKNLEQDGFSQSYYDTGWDGRVLLIIFSFAYFYWLYQMRRSAVGADEALPLHRNQPWWIPILKYAIFFLILLPLTSLRIPVFVLEMTYLLVFAFLYLLIRAALSDIQVKVMQSIFFYYTAVLVSNLILDVDWISRTIVVLVNLLGLRLLWGLRWNSDGKAPFNHLGSTARWLLLFFCIVAIICNILGFLNLARTFNIAGAVGLLQTLSMRAFRDMLAHDVVNSYENSRNDQFINRFDKHKMIAALHRITGFFSFILAIIIWANTLHITSELRRLGDRLLNSTHTIGSVTYTYGDVLLAFVVIWTANWIQKNLKDLLDRPTSKVNQRPNALLPLVRVVIFIIGFLIGIRILGLGVDKLTVIIGALSVGIGLGLQNIINNFVSGVILVFERPFKVGDYVELADKKGQVMQVGIRSSTLLTDQGAQVIIPNGDLLSGRLVNWTFDDSDIRLNLQLTIITARNIEDWKKWLRDTISSFDEIDLSLDVKILTKDITADAYVISVQVGLKNVKKIERFRSSFLEKVRAEAIRCDSKVTSA; this comes from the coding sequence ATGCTAACTATTAAGGGTGTAATAAATCGCACCGTACTTAAGTTAAGTTTGTTGATTCAACTTAGCTTATTCATTTCTACATTGTACGCGCAAAAAGTTGATTCCGCTTTAAGGGCTAAGGATTCGATCGCTTTAATCGATTCATTACCTGAAAACCCAGTCGCCTCAGCCAGAAATTTGCTCGAAAAATGGCGTATGGAGGTAGACCATTCTTATGCCGAGTTTGACAGCGTGAAACGGAGAGTGGCCTGGCAAAGAACAAACAACGAGTTGGTTGTGCCAAATCAAGTACAACGGTACATCCAAGAGGTTAAACCCCCTTTGCTTTCTTTACAGAAGAAAGTGGATATGCTGAAAAAGCAGACAGTTCCTCAGGATTCTACTGGAATTTCCTGGCGCGCAATTCAAGATAGTGCGGCTACTTTAGGGCGGAATATTGAATCACTTCTATTAGACATGAAGGATCTTAGCGACAAAGCCCAGCAGCAAGAGAAGGTGGTCCAGGCAGCTTCAGGTATTACCACTTGGCTTCATTGGAAACATATTATACAAAAGAATCTTGAGCAAGATGGCTTCTCGCAAAGTTATTATGACACTGGATGGGACGGCCGCGTTCTACTTATCATATTCAGTTTTGCCTATTTTTATTGGTTATATCAGATGCGGAGAAGCGCAGTGGGGGCGGATGAAGCTTTACCTTTACATCGCAATCAGCCATGGTGGATTCCAATTCTGAAATATGCAATATTCTTTCTCATTCTACTACCCTTGACCTCGCTTAGAATTCCAGTGTTTGTGCTGGAAATGACCTATCTACTTGTGTTTGCATTTTTATACTTACTGATACGTGCCGCGTTGTCGGATATACAAGTTAAAGTCATGCAGTCCATTTTCTTTTACTATACTGCGGTTTTGGTCAGCAATTTAATTTTAGACGTAGATTGGATTTCACGGACCATAGTTGTCCTTGTCAACCTTTTGGGACTCCGTTTACTCTGGGGGCTGCGATGGAATAGCGACGGAAAAGCACCATTCAATCACTTAGGATCAACAGCACGATGGTTATTACTATTTTTTTGTATCGTAGCGATCATATGTAATATTTTGGGTTTCCTAAATTTAGCACGCACATTCAATATCGCAGGTGCTGTAGGATTGTTGCAAACATTATCGATGCGCGCATTTCGTGATATGCTCGCTCATGATGTGGTTAATTCTTATGAAAATTCAAGGAATGACCAATTTATAAATCGTTTTGATAAGCATAAAATGATTGCAGCATTGCACCGAATAACTGGATTTTTTTCTTTTATATTGGCCATTATCATCTGGGCAAACACTTTGCATATTACGAGTGAGCTACGCCGGTTAGGTGACCGACTATTGAATAGCACGCACACCATCGGCAGTGTGACCTATACATATGGTGATGTTCTCTTAGCCTTTGTAGTAATATGGACCGCAAACTGGATTCAAAAGAACTTAAAAGATCTTCTTGATCGGCCGACCTCAAAAGTAAATCAGCGTCCTAATGCATTGTTGCCGCTCGTGCGTGTCGTAATTTTTATTATTGGGTTTCTTATCGGAATACGTATCCTAGGCTTGGGTGTTGACAAACTCACTGTGATTATAGGTGCATTGAGTGTTGGTATAGGTCTAGGCTTGCAAAATATAATCAACAATTTCGTCTCGGGCGTTATCTTAGTATTTGAGCGGCCATTTAAGGTTGGAGATTATGTCGAACTTGCAGACAAAAAAGGACAAGTTATGCAAGTCGGAATCCGATCCAGTACCTTGCTGACCGATCAGGGTGCGCAAGTAATTATACCAAATGGTGATCTGCTCTCAGGTCGATTAGTCAATTGGACATTTGACGATTCAGATATCCGATTGAACCTCCAGCTAACGATCATCACAGCCCGAAATATCGAAGATTGGAAAAAATGGTTGCGGGATACCATTTCTTCTTTTGATGAGATTGATCTCAGTCTCGATGTAAAAATTTTAACGAAAGACATTACGGCAGACGCCTATGTTATATCCGTTCAAGTAGGTTTGAAGAATGTGAAAAAAATCGAGCGCTTTAGAAGCAGTTTTCTAGAGAAAGTTAGAGCCGAAGCCATCCGCTGTGATTCAAAGGTGACTTCGGCCTAA
- a CDS encoding response regulator transcription factor, whose product MKQLLLVDDHTLVRSGFQLILEAQQDITVIAGVENGEKALEYLNSSSKPDIILTDIHMEQIDGIQLIQEVKKKYVDIKIIVLSMEDNIHVVQEIFNLGADGYLLKDSNVEEILFGIQQVIRGEQYISASLSIDIIRNLSKYTHMDVDRTAIMARYDISERELSVLELIAQGHTNAEIADQIYLSKRTVEGHRQQLIEKTGSKNTAGLVRFGFQKKLLS is encoded by the coding sequence ATGAAACAGTTGCTTTTGGTGGATGATCATACATTGGTGCGATCTGGTTTCCAACTAATATTAGAGGCACAACAGGACATCACTGTAATAGCGGGGGTCGAAAATGGCGAAAAAGCCCTGGAATATCTAAACAGTTCATCGAAGCCAGATATCATTTTAACAGATATTCACATGGAGCAGATAGATGGCATTCAGCTCATTCAAGAAGTAAAAAAGAAATATGTGGATATAAAAATCATCGTTTTATCGATGGAGGATAATATCCACGTTGTCCAGGAAATTTTTAACCTCGGCGCCGATGGCTATTTGTTAAAAGATTCTAATGTGGAGGAAATCCTTTTTGGAATCCAGCAGGTTATCCGAGGTGAACAATACATTAGTGCATCACTGAGTATTGATATTATTAGAAATTTATCGAAATATACCCATATGGATGTAGACCGAACAGCAATAATGGCCAGGTATGATATTTCTGAACGGGAGCTATCCGTACTGGAATTGATTGCTCAAGGGCATACCAATGCTGAAATAGCGGATCAGATCTATTTAAGCAAAAGGACGGTCGAAGGGCATAGGCAACAATTAATCGAGAAAACAGGATCTAAGAATACTGCAGGACTTGTACGCTTTGGTTTTCAGAAGAAATTATTGAGCTAA
- a CDS encoding alpha-hydroxy-acid oxidizing protein → MSQKFVYNTRYPSVEDLKNKARKRIPRFAFDYLTGGANEELNLARNENDFDNILLKPQYLSASDEIDLSVELFGRRYSAPFGVSPIGLQGLMWPNAPEILAKAAAEIDIPYILSTVSTSSIERIAEVSDGKAWFQLYHPTENKLRDDIIRRLQVVECPVLVVLVDVPAFGLRYREIKSGLSMPPKMSVSNILQTFACPTWGIETLRHGIPSFATLKPYMEKGLDLAQLGQFMNKTFTGKVDVEKIKAIRDLWKGPLVLKGIATDEDMQASIALGVDGVIVSNHGGRQLDASESSINSLIRLASNPEYKKNIKIMLDGGIRSGVDLARAHAVGSEFNFMGRPFMYGVGALGAAGGKHTINMFKTHLYQVMKQLSLSKIADFPQRLQAIL, encoded by the coding sequence ATGAGCCAAAAATTTGTATATAATACGCGTTATCCTTCTGTTGAAGATTTAAAGAATAAAGCGAGGAAAAGAATTCCCCGATTTGCATTTGATTATTTGACCGGAGGAGCAAACGAAGAGTTGAATCTCGCCAGAAATGAAAACGATTTTGACAACATTTTGTTAAAGCCTCAATATCTTTCAGCGAGCGATGAAATAGATCTTTCTGTCGAATTATTTGGTCGCCGTTATAGCGCGCCATTTGGTGTTTCACCTATTGGACTTCAAGGATTGATGTGGCCAAATGCGCCGGAAATTCTTGCGAAAGCGGCAGCGGAAATTGATATTCCCTATATTTTGAGCACCGTATCGACAAGTAGTATTGAGCGTATTGCCGAGGTGTCGGATGGGAAAGCATGGTTTCAGCTCTATCACCCTACCGAGAATAAATTGCGAGATGACATTATCAGGCGTTTACAGGTTGTCGAATGTCCAGTATTGGTGGTATTGGTCGACGTGCCGGCGTTCGGACTTCGGTATCGCGAAATAAAAAGTGGATTGTCCATGCCACCTAAAATGAGCGTTTCGAATATTTTGCAAACATTCGCATGTCCAACTTGGGGTATTGAGACCTTAAGACATGGTATTCCTTCTTTCGCTACTTTAAAACCTTATATGGAAAAAGGTCTTGACTTAGCCCAACTCGGACAGTTTATGAATAAGACATTTACGGGTAAAGTTGATGTTGAAAAGATTAAAGCAATAAGGGACCTATGGAAAGGCCCATTGGTGCTGAAGGGAATTGCAACAGATGAAGATATGCAGGCTTCCATCGCATTGGGGGTGGATGGTGTGATTGTTTCAAACCATGGGGGACGACAGCTAGACGCAAGTGAGTCTTCGATCAATTCATTAATTCGTTTGGCTAGTAATCCCGAATATAAAAAGAATATAAAAATAATGTTGGACGGTGGGATTCGCTCGGGTGTTGATTTGGCGCGTGCTCATGCTGTCGGATCAGAATTCAATTTTATGGGTAGGCCTTTTATGTACGGTGTAGGCGCATTAGGTGCAGCAGGCGGCAAACATACGATCAATATGTTCAAGACACATTTGTATCAGGTTATGAAACAGTTGAGTCTTTCGAAGATAGCAGATTTTCCACAGCGTCTACAGGCTATTCTCTAA
- a CDS encoding DUF6660 family protein, translating to MRLIVFILIAYILGLSFVPCSDSNNHCEETAMEAKLNQTHNHGDDASDACSIFCYCNCCSGNITAYAYQFPQIDGVPVSIYFDNRNPIRNTAIVSSYFGSIWQPPKVNA from the coding sequence ATGAGGTTAATTGTTTTCATATTGATAGCATATATTCTGGGACTTTCCTTTGTCCCGTGCAGCGATTCGAACAATCACTGCGAAGAGACTGCTATGGAAGCGAAGCTAAATCAAACACACAACCATGGTGATGATGCATCTGATGCCTGTTCTATTTTCTGCTATTGCAATTGTTGCAGTGGAAATATAACGGCTTATGCCTATCAATTTCCGCAAATAGATGGTGTCCCGGTATCAATTTATTTTGATAATCGTAATCCTATCCGCAATACAGCGATTGTTTCCAGTTATTTTGGAAGCATCTGGCAGCCGCCAAAAGTTAATGCTTAA